One stretch of Macadamia integrifolia cultivar HAES 741 unplaced genomic scaffold, SCU_Mint_v3 scaffold635, whole genome shotgun sequence DNA includes these proteins:
- the LOC122069549 gene encoding BTB/POZ domain-containing protein At2g04740: MSERQSWSIDSELEGIDLDPEDFKASVPLKKVPTGDVFEASRAGDVERLRFLLESGVNVNARDQWDSAALYYACLAGHLDAARMLLESGAICSEHTFDGDRCHYAALNLKVRKLLKAFEARPPPLGPLQAALRETFLGCRANRAYFEQSDSLSNFHGTSSNDTSTLCQFPPDVVFFVQGRPIEAHRVILSARSGFYMKKFESDWRDRREVRFSSGKLSYPALYSLFHFFYSDRLEVAVDDMEDLIRICKVCKCEGLQKVLEKELIHQKYADYKSLRDEDNSQKRFILQGLSLPEEDQLPAALYRILQRSLAKSSREQNLENATEELMSGVGSLLISDCGDDLADVCIRVDGKIFRCHQVILAARSEYFKARLSRMTEFLEGTNRLPGYTLPCIEEHDLSAEAFEKMIEYMYTDGLKDIDPNQAEEMFDAASRYLLFPLKRAVADALLPHLEMVSPAELCQWLMLSDMYAVLKIREYCLDIISCNFETFADTREFRAMLLELPPPSGDSSLRTTLPSAPGAGVNTDQGNILDDLRDKWLEAEAAELDKRDESAALFDKRLEMLILVAQQENTENETDDP; encoded by the exons ATGTCGGAGAGACAATCATGGTCGATCGATTCCGAGCTGGAAGGTATAGATCTTGATCCTGAAGATTTCAAAGCTTCAGTTCCTCTCAAAAAGGTTCCGACCGGCGATGTATTTGAAGCTTCGAGGGCTGGAGATGTGGAGAGACTCCGGTTCCTGCTTGAATCGGGGGTAAATGTAAATGCTAGAGATCAATGGGATTCTGCTGCTCTATATTATGCGTGCTTAGCCGGCCACCTTGATGCAGCTCGGATGCTTCTTGAGAGCGGAGCGATATGCTCCGAGCACACGTTCGATGGCGATCGATGTCATTATGCTGCTTTGAACCTTAAGGTCAGGAAATTGCTCAAGGCTTTTGAAGCTCGGCCGCCTCCTTTGGGGCCGTTGCAGGCGGCTTTGAGAGAGACATTCCTTGGCTGCAGAGCCAACCGTGCTTACTTCGAACAGTCGGATAGTCTTAGCAATTTCCATG GTACTTCATCCAATGATACATCCACTTTATGTCAGTTTCCTCCCGATGTGGTGTTTTTTGTGCAAGGCAGGCCAATTGAAGCTCATAGAGTCATCTTAAGTGCTCGATCAGGTTTCTATATGAAGAAATTTGAGTCAGATTGGAGAGACCGCAGGGAAGTGAGGTTCTCAAGTGGAAAATTATCTTATCCTGCGCTATACAGCCTGTTCCATTTCTTCTATTCTGACAGACTTGAGGTTGCAGTGGATGACATGGAAGATCTCATACGAATTTGCAAAGTCTGCAAATGTGAAGGACTGCAGAAGGTTCTTGAGAAAGAGTtgattcaccaaaaatatgctgACTATAAATCACTGAGGGATGAGGATAATTCTCAGAAACGATTTATCTTACAGGGTCTGTCCCTTCCAGAGGAGGACCAGCTTCCTGCAGCCTTGTATCGAATTCTTCAACGTTCCCTTGCCAAGTCCAGTAGGGAACAAAATCTGGAAAATGCTACTGAGGAACTCATGTCTGGGGTTGGGTCATTGCTGATAAGTGATTGTGGAGATGATCTTGCAGATGTTTGCATAAGGGTTGATGGCAAGATTTTCCGCTGCCATCAAGTGATATTGGCAGCAAGGTCCGAATACTTCAAAGCAAGGTTGTCTCGTATGACTGAATTTCTTGAAGGGACCAATAGATTGCCGGGTTATACTCTTCCATGTATTGAAGAACATGATTTGAGTGCAGAGGCTTTTGAGAAGATGATAGAATATAT GTACACTGATGGTTTGAAGGATATAGATCCAAACCAG GCCGAAGAAATGTTTGATGCTGCTTCAAGATATCTATTATTTCCTCTAAAGCGTGCTGTAGCTGATGCATTGTTGCCACACCTTGAAATGGTCTCCCCTGCAGAGCTGTGCCAATGGCTGATGCTATCAGACAT GTATGCTGTTCTAAAGATAAGGGAATACTGCCTTGATATTATTTCTTGTAACTTCGAGACATTTGCTGATACACGTGAGTTCCGGGCAATGCTATTGGAACTTCCCCCTCCCTCTGGAGATTCCTCACTTCGAACCACCCTTCCAAGCGCTCCAGGAGCTGGTGTGAACACTGACCAAGGAAATATTCTTGATGACCTCCGGGATAAGTGGCTTGAGGCTGAAGCTGCTGAGCTTGACAAGAGAGATGAGAGTGCAGCCTTGTTTGACAAGCGGCTGGAGATGCTTATTCTTGTGGCACAACAAGAAAATACTGAAAATGAAACTGATGATCCTTAA
- the LOC122069548 gene encoding fimbrin-5-like produces MSSFVGVRLSDSSLQGQFTQVELRGLKSKFISLRSQSGKVTVGDLPPVMAKLKLVHKMFTEEQISAILRESFDMNDEIDFEAFLKAFLNLQSRASAKLGKNSSSFLKATTTTLLHTISESEKASYVVHVNTYLGDDPFLKNFLPMDPATNDLFNLAKDGVLLCKLINIAVPGTIDERAINTKRVLNPWERNENHTLCLNSAKAIGCTVVNIGTQDLVEGRPHLLLGLISQIIKIQLLADLNLKKTPQLVELVDDSDEVEELMSLAPEKILLRWMNFHLKKAGYNKPVTNFSSDVKDGEAYAYLLNVLAPEHCSPGTLDTKDPAERAKLVLEHAERMDCKRYLTPKDINEGSANLNLTFVAQIFHHRNGLSVDDKKISFAEMMTDDVQVSREERCFRLWINSLGITSYVNNVFEDVRNGWVLLEVLDKVSPGSVNWKQATKPPIKMPFRKVENCNQVIRIGKQLKFSLVNVAGNDFVQGNKKLTLAFLWQLMRFNMLQLLKNLRFHSQGKEITDADILSWVNNKVKKTGRTSQMESFKDKNLSNGIFFLELLSAVEPRVVNWNLVTKGETDEEKKLNATYIISVARKLGCSIFLLPEDIIEVNQKMILTLTASIMYWSLQKPAEESNSSPAETSASDSPQASLVDEVNGGVLAGEISHMTIDDATSDTASVASSQLENDIASIEE; encoded by the exons ATGTCCAGTTTCGTGGGTGTTCGTCTGTCTGATTCATCGCTTCAGGGCCAGTTCACTCAGGTCGAGCTTCGTGGGCTGAAATCCAAG TTTATATCGTTAAGGAGTCAATCGGGTAAAGTGACCGTTGGAGATTTGCCGCCTGTAATGGCCAAATTGAAGCTTGTTCATAAAATGTTCACTGAGGAGCAGATCTCTGCTATATTGAGGGAGTCTTTTGATATGAACGATGAGATCGATTTCGAAGCCTTCTTAAAG GCATTTTTGAATTTACAATCCCGAGCTTCAGCCAAATTGGGTAAGAATTCGTCATCATTCCTCAAGGCCACGACCACCACCCTTCTCCACACAATAAGCGAATCAGAGAAGGCTTCTTATGTTGTCCACGTCAATACTTACCTTGGAGATGATCCATTTCTGAAGAATTTTCTTCCTATGGATCCAGCTACTAATGATCTATTTAATCTTGCGAAAGATGGTGTTCTTCTCTG TAAGTTGATAAATATTGCGGTGCCTGGGACAATAGATGAACGAGCTATTAACACCAAGAGAGTACTGAATCCTTGGGAAAGGAATGAAAACCATACCCTTTGCCTTAATTCTGCAAAGGCTATTGGCTGCACGGTGGTTAATATTGGAACACAGGACTTGGTTGAAGGAAGG CCGCATCTTTTACTTGGGTTAATTTCTCAAATCATAAAG ATCCAACTGTTAGCGGACCTCAACCTTAAGAAGACACCTCAACTGGTGGAATTAGTGGATGACAGCGAC GAGGTGGAGGAGCTTATGAGTTTGGCCCCTGAAAAAATCTTACTACGTTGGATGAACTTCCATCTGAAAAAAGCAGGGTACAACAAACCTGTTACAAATTTTTCTTCTGATGTAAAG GATGGAGAGGCTTATGCTTACCTTCTTAATGTTCTCGCCCCTGAGCATTGTAGCCCTGGTACCTTGGATACTAAGGATCCAGCTGAAAGAGCAAAATTGGTACTTGAGCATGCAGAACGGATGGACTGTAAAAGATACCTAACACCAAAGGACATTAATGAAGGCTCAGCAAATCTGAATCTCACATTTGTTGCACAGATCTTCCATCATAG AAATGGCCTGTCAGTGGATGACAAAAAGATCTCTTTTGCGGAGATGATGACGGATGATGTGCAAGTATCTAGGGAAGAGAGATGCTTCCGACTGTGGATCAATAGTCTTGGAATTACTTCATATGTCAATAATGTGTTTGAGGATGTCAGAAATGG ATGGGTCCTTTTGGAAGTACTTGATAAGGTGTCTCCAGGATCAGTTAACTGGAAGCAGGCAACAAAACCTCCCATTAAGATGCCGTTCAGAAAAGTAGAGAATTGCAATCAAGTTATTAGGATCGGGAAACAATTGAAATTCTCCCTAGTCAATGTAGCTGGAAATGATTTTGTACAAGGAAATAAGAAGCTCACACTTG CATTTTTATGGCAGTTGATGAGGTTTAATATGCTCCAACTCCTCAAAAACTTGAGATTCCATTCCCAAGGGAAGGAGATTACAGATGCTGATATCCTAAGTTGGGTAAATAACAAGGTGAAGAAAACAGGCAGAACTTCTCAGATGGAGAGCTTTAAG GATAAGAACCTATCAAATGGAATATTCTTCCTTGAACTTCTTAGTGCTGTAGAGCCAAGGGTAGTCAACTGGAACCTTGTTACAAAGGGTGAAACTG atgaagaaaagaagttgaatGCCACATATATAATCAGTGTTGCACGAAAGCTTGGGTGCTCTATTTTCCTATTGCCTGAAGACATCATCGAG GTAAACCAAAAGATGATCCTCACTCTGACCGCCAGCATCATGTACTGGAGCCTACAAAAACCAGCAGAAGAATCAAATTCATCCCCCGCCGAAACCTCTGCCTCAGACTCACCCCAAGCATCTCTTGTGGATGAAGTAAATGGAGGGGTATTAGCAGGTGAGATCTCACATATGACCATAGATGATGCGACTTCAGATACTGCATCCGTGGCATCTTCGCAGCTTGAAAATGACATTGCTTCAATCGAAGAATGA
- the LOC122069538 gene encoding uncharacterized protein LOC122069538 — translation MTMAPGFRPAQTQYRIKLRHRGGITVTPKNQLIIKLPDSRALKVTARSMLLALAIITSSWLGSLVIWDPSLSYSPVTYEVRVHGESLLPVLLRDLTREGLFKSSDKALFVSRYGDGNGVIAHGSQILNPHEIVSESDADRQSSIPDGTFDFVFASGFLAGDFIDRSLKIGGIVAIQLSNDASNAFHKPSNYKIVYLRQFESTVLAMKKTGPAEMKAPTKSCLCGFSSEAKRAALNGLEDVLLEPPQDSSLKKSNKYLKRTKFLPNLMGDSLEDYPRRLFIDVGLPDKNGNGGSTWFAKNYPTRNRDFEMFKIETVNENEEVLNEEVPQISMSDWLNENLRIEDYVVMKAEAEVVEEMMKSKAICLVDELFLECDHQGLGGRKSKSKRAYWECLALYGKLRDEGVAVHQWWG, via the coding sequence ATGACCATGGCTCCAGGATTTCGACCTGCACAGACCCAGTATAGGATAAAGCTCCGGCACAGAGGTGGGATCACTGTGACTCCTAAGAATCAGCTCATAATTAAGCTACCCGATTCAAGGGCTCTGAAGGTTACTGCCCGATCGATGCTTCTGGCATTGGCCATTATTACTTCTTCCTGGCTTGGATCACTTGTCATTTGGGATCCTTCCTTATCTTATAGTCCTGTAACCTATGAGGTCCGTGTTCATGGTGAATCATTGTTGCCTGTGCTCCTTCGTGACTTAACCCGCGAGGGTCTCTTCAAATCGAGCGACAAAGCCCTCTTCGTGAGCCGATATGGCGATGGCAACGGTGTGATAGCTCATGGTTCCCAAATCTTGAACCCACATGAAATCGTCTCTGAATCCGATGCCGATCGACAGAGTTCGATCCCAGATGGCACATTTGATTTCGTCTTCGCGTCTGGCTTCCTTGCCGGCGACTTCATCGATCGAAGCCTCAAGATCGGCGGAATTGTCGCCATTCAATTGAGCAATGACGCCTCGAATGCCTTCCACAAACCATCGAATTACAAAATTGTGTATCTCCGGCAATTCGAATCCACGGTTTTGGCGATGAAGAAGACTGGCCCTGCTGAGATGAAAGCACCGACGAAGAGTTGTCTCTGCGGATTTTCATCGGAAGCCAAGAGGGCAGCATTGAATGGCCTAGAGGATGTGCTGCTTGAACCTCCACAAGATTCTTCATTGAAGAAGAGTAACAAGTACTTGAAAAGGACCAAATTCCTCCCTAACCTAATGGGTGATTCTTTAGAAGACTACCCTCGTCGCCTATTCATCGATGTTGGCTTACCAGACAAGAACGGCAATGGCGGATCGACATGGTTTGCAAAGAACTACCCAACAAGGAACAGAGATTTTGAGATGTTTAAGATAGAGACTGTGAATGAGAACGAAGAGGTATTGAATGAGGAGGTGCCACAGATAAGCATGTCGGACTGGTTGAACGAGAATCTGAGGATAGAGGACTACGTGGTGATGAAGGCAGAAGCAGAGGTAGTGGAGGAGATGATGAAGAGCAAAGCTATCTGTTTGGTGGATGAGCTGTTTCTAGAGTGTGACCACCAGGGCTTGGGAGGGAGGAAGAGCAAGAGCAAGCGGGCTTATTGGGAGTGCTTGGCTCTTTATGGGAAGTTGAGGGATGAAGGAGTTGCAGTGCATCAATGGTGGGGATGA
- the LOC122069533 gene encoding uncharacterized protein LOC122069533 isoform X1 — protein sequence MASIQIVKSSLFPLLGFRADSGKKIGSFCSDSELSFTQRKILKLHNRRIAYRVCCRRQEGENDSSSDEPPETLFMKELRRRGMTPTSLLEDSKRSTYGLDEEIKLKEDGRSFSKRNAVLPDIEKSLSNQRERSMALNSEGLEGLIPRAKLLLTIGGTFFLGFWPLILVTVAFFSALYLYFGPSFVHDASKTLISPPSYIDPYALLEDERASNAAPHVN from the exons ATGGCGTCTATACAGATTGTCAAATCTAGTTTATTTCCTTTGCTTGGTTTCCGAGCAGATTCTGGCAAGAAAATCGGTTCGTTTTGCTCGGATTCTGAACTTTCTTTTACACAGAGGAAGATTTTGAAACTACATAATCGTCGGATTGCTTATAGGGTATGTTGCCGACGCCAGGAGGGCGAGAACGATAGCAGTA GTGATGAACCTCCAGAAACATTGTTCATGAAAGAACTGAGGAGAAGGGGAATGACCCCTACTTCACTGCTTGAAGACAGTAAGAGAAGCACGTATGGACTAGATGAGGAGATAAAATTGAAGGAAGATGGCagaagtttctcaaagagaaatgCGGTCTTACCAGATATCGAGAAAAGCCTATCCAACCAGAGAGAGCGTTCAATGGCATTAAACAGTGAAGGTCTTGAG GGTTTGATTCCACGAGCTAAACTCCTCCTAACAATCGGAGGGACATTTTTCTTGGGATTTTGGCCTCTGATACTTGTGACAGTCGCATTCTTTTCTGCTCTGTACTTA TATTTTGGTCCAAGTTTTGTACATGATGCAAGCAAAACACTCATATCACCGCCATCATACATTGATCCATATGCACTTCTTGAAGATGAAAGGGCATCAAACGCAGCTCCGCATGTAAATTGA
- the LOC122069533 gene encoding uncharacterized protein LOC122069533 isoform X2: MASIQIVKSSLFPLLGFRADSGKKIGSFCSDSELSFTQRKILKLHNRRIAYRVCCRRQEGENDSSSDEPPETLFMKELRRRGMTPTSLLEDSKRSTYGLDEEIKLKEDGRSFSKRNAVLPDIEKSLSNQRERSMALNSEGLEYFGPSFVHDASKTLISPPSYIDPYALLEDERASNAAPHVN, encoded by the exons ATGGCGTCTATACAGATTGTCAAATCTAGTTTATTTCCTTTGCTTGGTTTCCGAGCAGATTCTGGCAAGAAAATCGGTTCGTTTTGCTCGGATTCTGAACTTTCTTTTACACAGAGGAAGATTTTGAAACTACATAATCGTCGGATTGCTTATAGGGTATGTTGCCGACGCCAGGAGGGCGAGAACGATAGCAGTA GTGATGAACCTCCAGAAACATTGTTCATGAAAGAACTGAGGAGAAGGGGAATGACCCCTACTTCACTGCTTGAAGACAGTAAGAGAAGCACGTATGGACTAGATGAGGAGATAAAATTGAAGGAAGATGGCagaagtttctcaaagagaaatgCGGTCTTACCAGATATCGAGAAAAGCCTATCCAACCAGAGAGAGCGTTCAATGGCATTAAACAGTGAAGGTCTTGAG TATTTTGGTCCAAGTTTTGTACATGATGCAAGCAAAACACTCATATCACCGCCATCATACATTGATCCATATGCACTTCTTGAAGATGAAAGGGCATCAAACGCAGCTCCGCATGTAAATTGA